In a single window of the Arachis hypogaea cultivar Tifrunner chromosome 6, arahy.Tifrunner.gnm2.J5K5, whole genome shotgun sequence genome:
- the LOC112696306 gene encoding flowering locus K homology domain gives MSGEEFDGHDDMGGYVPEDPGFQQDHSVELDEGNVFDSSGFPQLHQLDEHHDPGNFAEDANPPVNDFAGYDVGDFPEDPSSPQEEHVIEENHDVGDVTENFGSVPQEGHENDSQGHEIKKWPGWPGENVFRMLVPVQKVGSIIGRKGEFIKKITEETKARIKILDGPPGTMERAVMVSAKEEPDRTIPPAVEGLLRVHKQVINLDHDSADTSGAGPSIITRLLVADTQAGSLIGKQGSTIKSIQDGSGCIIRVLGSENLPVFALRDDSVVEVQGEPAGVHKAVELIAVHLRKFLVDRSIVGVFETKMQMPDVRVNHNAPPRQPWVPPPQGFPAPGGGGPAFAPPSQQYMPPSHPYDNYYPTADMPPMDKQFHQAPLSAYGRDPSAGIHPPSAQPQQSAATKVTQHMQIPLSYADAVIGASGANISYIRRASGASVTVQETRGVPGEMTVEISGTTSEIQAAQQLVQNFVAEAASAAQDQVAGAISQGYSSYPTNAPAYASPPSSTAGHVPSSEYGPMYGTNYGY, from the exons ATGTCTGGGGAAGAATTTGATGGGCATGATGATATGGGAGGGTATGTGCCTGAGGACCCTGGTTTTCAACAAGATCATTCTGTTGAACTTGATGAGGGGAATGTGTTTGATAGCTCTGGTTTTCCTCAGCTGCATCAACTTGATGAACACCATGATCCAGGAAATTTTGCTGAGGATGCCAATCCTCCTGTGAATGATTTTGCTGGCTATGATGTTGGAGATTTTCCGGAAGACCCCAGTTCTCCACAAGAGGAGCATGTCATTGAAGAAAATCATGATGTAGGAGATGTAACTGAGAATTTTGGTTCTGTGCCACAAGAAGGGCATGAGAATGATTCCCAAGGACATGAAATTAAGAAGTGGCCTGGGTGGCCTGGAGAGAATGTCTTCAGGATGTTGGTCCCGGTGCAAAAGGTTGGCAGTATTATTGGCCGGAAGGGTGAGTTTATTAAGAAAATCACAGAAGAAACTAAGGCGCGAATCAAAATTCTTGATGGTCCTCCTGGAACCATGGAAAGAGCT GTAATGGTTTCGGCAAAAGAAGAGCCAGATCGGACCATACCACCTGCAGTTGAGGGTTTGTTAAGGGTTCATAAACAAGTCATCAATCTTGACCATGACTCGGCAGACACATCAGGTGCTGGGCCCTCAATTATCACTAGGCTTCTAGTTGCAGATACTCAAGCAGGAAGTCTGATTGGGAAGCAGGGTTCCACCATAAAATCCATTCAAGATGGCTCTGGTTGCATTATACGTGTTCTTGGATCAG AAAACCTACCTGTGTTTGCTTTGAGAGACGATAGTGTTGTTGAAGTACAAGGTGAACCTGCTGGAGTTCATAAGGCAGTTGAACTTATTGCAGTTCATTTGCGTAAGTTCTTGGTTGACCGCAGCATAGTCGGAGTATTTGAAACAAAG ATGCAAATGCCAGATGTTCGAGTCAACCACAATGCACCCCCACGCCAACCTTGGGTTCCTCCTCCTCAAGGGTTTCCAGCTCCTGGTGGCGGTGGGCCTGCTTTTGCACCACCTAGTCAGCAATATATGCCACCATCACATCCCTATGATAATTATTACCCAACAGCCGACATGCCTCCTATGGACAAACAATTCCATCAGGCTCCACTATCTGCTTATGGCAGGGATCCTTCCGCTGGAATTCATCCACCAAGTGCACAACCACAACAGTCTGCTGCAACTAAG GTTACACAGCACATGCAAATTCCTCTATCATATGCAGATGCTGTTATTGGAGCATCAGGTGCAAATATCAGTTACATTCGTCGTGCTAGTGGAGCAAGTGTTACGGTTCAGGAGACAAGGGGAGTGCCAGGGGAGATGACTGTTGAAATAAGTGGGACTACATCAGAGATACAGGCAGCCCAACAGCTGGTTCAG AACTTTGTCGCTGAAGCTGCAAGTGCTGCCCAGGATCAAGTGGCGGGAGCAATTAGCCAAGGTTACAGTTCCTATCCAACTAATGCTCCAGCATATGCTTCTCCGCCCTCTAGCACTGCTGGCCATGTGCCTTCTTCCGAGTATGGCCCCATGTATGGTACCAATTATGGTTATTAA